The Anas acuta chromosome 9, bAnaAcu1.1, whole genome shotgun sequence sequence CTGGACCGCAGTATCCCGCCATAGGAGTCACTACCTTCGGATCGTCTCGCCACCACTCCACGGCCGATGTCACGGACAGAGAAGTGGGGCTGGGGATCAACCCCTTCGCCGACGGCATGGGCGCCTTCAAAATCAACCCCAGCACCCACGAGCTGGCCTCGGCCGGCCAAACCGCCTTCACCTCGCAGGCTCCCGGCTACGCGGCGGCGGCCCTggggcaccaccaccacccgACCCACGTCAGCTCCTACTCCAGCGCAGCGTTCAACTCCACCCGGGACTTTCTGTTCCGCAACCGCGGCTtcggggaggcggcggccgccAGCGCCCAGCACAGCCTCTTCGCCTCCGCCGCCGGCAGCTTCGCCGGCCCCCACGGACACAGCGATGCCGCGGGACATATACTTTTCCCCGGGCTGCACGAGCAAGCCGCCAGCCACGCTTCACCCAACGTGGTGAACGGGCAGATGCGCCTGGGCTTCTCCGGAGACATGTACGGCAGACCCGACCAGTACGGCCAGGTCACCAGCCCCCGCTCCGAGCACTACGCCTCGACCCAGCTGCACGGCTACGGCCACATGAACATGAACATGGCAGCCCACCACGGAGCAGGGGCCTTCTTTCGTTATATGAGGCAGCCCATCAAACAGGAACTCATCTGTAAGTGGATTGAGCCCGAGCAATTGTCAAACCCTAAAAAGTCCTGCAACAAAACTTTCAGCACGATGCACGAGCTGGTGACTCATGTCACCGTGGAGCACGTTGGAGGACCCGAGCAGTCCAATCACATATGTTTCTGGGAAGAGTGTCCAAGAGAAGGGAAGCCTTTCAAGGCCAAATACAAACTTGTAAATCACATCAGAGTCCACACAGGTGAAAAACCTTTCCCCTGCCCTTTCCCAGGCTGTGGCAAAGTGTTTGCCAGATCAGAGAATctcaaaatacacaaaagaaCTCATACAGGTACGGTAATCTTCTCTGTAGATTTTCTGCCTACGAGTGGAAGCGCCGAGTGCCGGGGCCGGAGCGGGACGCGGGGCCGGGCTGGAGGGGCCGGGGCGCTGCTTTGCTGCGGGTCGGGGCCAGGGGTGCTCCGGGGCCACTCCGAGTTTTTCACGGAGAGGCAGACTCCGCCGCGAAGCGAACTCGGTCACAGCCACGCcggcaacagcaacaaaaaagcgAATTATCCCTGACAAGGCGGAGAGTTAGAAAGGCGATTTACTTGCGGGATCGGGAgggcaggggaaaaagaaaaaaaatcgcAGCGACCTGTCCTGGTAAATTTATAGGTTTTAATTAATAGTTCTTCGGCGGTTTGGACCAGGGCGCGATGAGAAATCGTGCAAAAATATTCCAGGCAGCTTATCCGTCTCCCCTCTGCGATCCGGGGGgctgataaatatttaattccgAGGACGATTGGAAATACACCGAGGCCGGCGCTGTAGCGTGGCATTGTTTTGCGGGAGGCGGGCGGCGGGATCCCGGCGAACTTTTCCCAGCCGCGGGAGGTGGCGACGCTGCCCTCGGCTCGCAGAGCCCCGCTCCCACCCCCGAGCGCCGAAAGCCAGCATCGCTTTCCCGAGTGGGTTCGTTGAGGGTTTGTGGGGCTGCCCTTGCATTGTATTCCCCGACCGGATAATTTTCTAAATTGAGAGAAAATAGGGGGGAGTGGGCTAGGGTGGGTGGGAGCGTAAAATATCACGAGAATGGGCTATAAAAACGGAAACTAGGCGCTGAGGATGGTGTGGAAATGCCAGCATGCCTGCTCTGCGAGCCTTGCAAGGAGGCAGACATGCCCGGGACTTGGGGCTGCGAATGAAACTCGCCCCTCCGgccagagagggagaggaaaagttgTTTGCCCCCGCAGGTCCCGGCCCCTGCAGAAAGGGCGCTGAGAGGGGTCAGGAGCGCGGATGGGacagggaagagaggaaggattTTGAGCTCCGAGCCATGTTGAACTTAGAAAGTTGCAAGTGTTTGAAATGGAGCCCTGGGCTCCCGTCCGGCGGGGCGATGGGGACAATGAGGAAGCCGGCCGGCCCTGCTTAATCAGATCcgttttccccctcctcccctccccttccctctgcaaTAGGTGAAAAACCATTTAAGTGTGAATTTGAGGGCTGTGACAGGCGCTTTGCAAACAGCAGCGACCGCAAAAAGCACATGCATGTGCACACTTCCGACAAGCCCTATCTCTGCAAAATGTGTGACAAGTCCTACACgcaccccagctccctcagaaaGCACATGAAGGTAAATGGAGGGAGGGCGCTGCGTGGAAACGTGCGGGACTCTGGCCCCGCAGGGGCTCGGAACCCCTTCGGGCCCGGCGGGGGCGGAGGGCAGCGGGCACGGCCgccgggggcaccgggagctgCCGGGCCCTGGGGGCACAGCGCGATCCCGGAGCCCGGCCGACGGCGGGAGGGGGACCCGGCCTGGAGCCCCGCCCGATAGCTCAAGGCTAGGCCGGGCCTTGTAGCCCCCAGCTCTTGGGGCAGCGTCTTtcgtggggagaggagggagatgcGCGAAACTCCCTCGAGAGCTGCCCGTGAggccggggggagcccccgAGGAGCCCCCGAAGGGGTGCCCGGGCCCCGGAGCCGTTGCTGGGCGCAGAGCCACTGCCGCCGGGGCCTCCGGCAGCCTCCGCTCCTGATTTCTGCccgattttatttatttatttatttatttatttatttattatttttaatgtttttttccttttgcaggtCCATGAATCGTCCTCGCAGGGGTCCCAGCCTTCTCCCGCCGCCAGCTCAGGCTACGAGTCCTCCACCCCTCCAACCATCGTGTCGCCATCCACAGAAAACCAGACCACCAGTTCCTTATCCCCTTCCTCGTCCGCAGTCCACCACACGTCCAGCCACAGCACGCTTACATCAAATTTTAACGAATGGTACGTTTAAAACGCTAAAGCGAAACAATAAGAAATCTCTAAccgaaacaaaacaaaacaaaacaaaaaaagccccaaGCGAGCAAACCAGTACTCTATTTAAGACTCCAAAAATAATGAACACTTTggaatcagatttttttttttttaaaggcaaacaaaaacaaaatgctgccaGTAGACCCAGGACTGAGTAAAATAAAgactcattttgtttgtttgtttgttttcctttctttgtttttttttttttttttttttttaattgtcttttgtctttattttttctttccttttttttttctttttttttttttttccccactttcgGACTGTTCCGCTCTGCTCTGAGGCTTGGTAGGTGAAAGGGGTTAGTAGAATGCCTAAAGAAGACAAGGTTACCAGGGCAAATGCCAACCGTGTAAGGCTTTACTGGAAACCACTGATTAGAGCTCTCCAACTGCATGTCTGCTCGGGCAGCGGCCTTCCCCGTCCCCTTGTACATACAGAATTATTAGcttcggaaaaaaaaaaaaaaaaaaaaaaaaggaaacaaaacccataaaaaaagaaaacagaaatgtactgTTTGATTTTGTACATAGTTATATCGCCAGTTGACTACGGGGATGTGTGGAGTTGTGGTCTTTGCATATAtgtggggggaggggagggcgggCGGGAGCGGCGGCGGGTGGGGCGGAGGTGGGGGGGGCCGAGGGAAAAGGTAGAAATTCAACTATTTGTACTGAATGGCAAGAATGTTCTAGTAAATGTGTACCAAAATGTGAATTACTTTGTATTATTACAGTCTAAACGTCGCTCTAACAGAATATTATTGATATTAATGTGCTTTTTTGTATAAAGTGCAACATTTCGTCCCAAAGTCCAGTCTAAGTAGTGCAGTAAAATGTTGTTACACGTCCTGTCAAGAAATTCGTATAGTGAAATCCTGGATCTGCGTGTCAAACTGTTACATTTGTTTATGTAaagtgatattaaaaaaaaaaaaaaaagatataaactATATCTGTCCGTTGCTTTTGGCAAATACAAGAACATAATGTATATAAATCCTAATTTCCATATTTATCCGCATGTAAAGGTCCGGTTATACATGTTACAAGATATTCAATATTTATGGCTAGAAGAATTGGTATGTAAAATTTAGTTTACAGAACTGTTTGGTAACATTTCGTACCTTATTAAAGATTCTTAAATCCCATGATTTGTGGTAGGAATTCTTATTCGTTCAGTCAACCTGCTGCAACTCCAACTAGCTTTAGGATATTAGAATAAAACTGTCCCACTTTTTCACTGCTTTCCATTATGTCATCACTAAAGCAGCGAAGGTGATATAAATGTGATAAATGAAAGGATCCCTGCTGGCATTACTATAGTGTGTAATTAGTATTTATATCAAAATTTATGAAACAAATTTTCGGCCGCAGTATAATTTAAATGACCTTTGCAGACATAGAATAACAAccataaaaataacagaaatagaTTGCATATGCTACATAAATATTAATGTGGGGAATTGTTACACGAGAAGTGCTTCACTCCACTCCATGCACTGCCCATGAATCTGCATAGATCGGGtctctaaattaaattaattcgGGTAACATATATTAGGAGATTTAAAACAGAGGAGATTTTGGttgctattttaatttaaagcatttatGACCATAACTAATTCTCAGGCAGTGGATTCATGACTTTCCCTGGGCCCTTTACTCCAAAAAGTACAGCACTGTTTCACGAAGGCCGTTGTTGGTTTTgggtatatatttttttccttttatttttattatttttttctttctttttgctgataTTCCTTAAAACGTGATGTTAATTTAAATCAATTACTTCTTATgttatgttattattattactataatCTTGCCAGTGTTAATagctttctaaaaaataaatctaggggataagaattattttatgtaatttgATTATCGTTCtatctcttttatttatttctcatttacttAAGAAATTCGTTCCATTGGCTGGCGTTGATACAGTAAATTTGTAAATGAGAAGACAATataaaaaatctaaattacTTGTGCTTAATGACTGTAGCAGAACGCCTTTTCTCTAAATCAGATTGTCTTTCTTGCAGTTTAGTTTGATAGATTTGCAAGCTGTACTGCTTCCACTAACTTAGCTACGGTTGTTGGAACTGTTGGGCTTTGTTCCTGGTTGTAGCTTGCATGATCGCCCCATTAAGCAGACAACATATCAACAGACAACACAAATCATGAGGTTGGCTAAAGCTGCGAGTGCTTGTGATATGTCATAGAGTGAATTGCACGGACTGACCTTCCAGTAGACCAAGATGACACTTTAACAgcttctttaaagaaatatta is a genomic window containing:
- the LOC137861209 gene encoding zinc finger protein ZIC 1; the encoded protein is MLLDAGPQYPAIGVTTFGSSRHHSTADVTDREVGLGINPFADGMGAFKINPSTHELASAGQTAFTSQAPGYAAAALGHHHHPTHVSSYSSAAFNSTRDFLFRNRGFGEAAAASAQHSLFASAAGSFAGPHGHSDAAGHILFPGLHEQAASHASPNVVNGQMRLGFSGDMYGRPDQYGQVTSPRSEHYASTQLHGYGHMNMNMAAHHGAGAFFRYMRQPIKQELICKWIEPEQLSNPKKSCNKTFSTMHELVTHVTVEHVGGPEQSNHICFWEECPREGKPFKAKYKLVNHIRVHTGEKPFPCPFPGCGKVFARSENLKIHKRTHTGEKPFKCEFEGCDRRFANSSDRKKHMHVHTSDKPYLCKMCDKSYTHPSSLRKHMKVHESSSQGSQPSPAASSGYESSTPPTIVSPSTENQTTSSLSPSSSAVHHTSSHSTLTSNFNEWYV